The genomic region GTTGCGATGGCTGTAAGTTTTTCAATAGACTGTTTTCCGGTTGAAATCGCATGTATTTCATTACGTGTACCCATCACTCGATCCCCATCCTGGTTATCCTATTTTATGATTTTCCTTATAGATTAGAAGACACACTTGCTTGTAGTGGCCATTTCTCCTGATTGTAAGCCATTTCCCAAAATGAATACTCATAGGCACTGCTAATCACAAAATGCTGTTTCATTCGTTCACGATCTTCCTTTCTGCATTGGTCAGCAATGGTATTCAGACGATCAATTTGTTCATCCACTAATCCCTTAAACCATTCACCGCCATAGGCTTCAATCCATTTTTGATAAACCGGTTCGTCAGGGTTATGGTCTTTTAGCGTTTCTCCCACTTCAAAGTAAAGCCAGTAGCATGGAAGGATGACAGCAATCACATCACCCAGCTGCCCACTATAGGCAGCTCGATAAAGATGGGATGTATAGGCGTAAGCGGTTGGGGAAGGAATAAATTGCTTCTGGTCCTCCTCTGTAATATTTAATAATTCACTAAATGTACGATGCAATTCCATCTCCGCTTCATAGGTTCCACTGGCGTGATTGGCCATACGATTCGTGGTAAATAAATCGGCTGCTTTCGCGGCTCCGAGCGATTGAATCTTCGCAAAATGGGATAGATAATACGAATCCTGCATGACATAATAACGAAACCTTTCCAGTGGCAGACTCCCATCCCCAATTCCTTTTACAAATGGATGTTCAAAGCTTGCCTGCCAGTAATGGTCGGCTTCCTGTCTTACTTCCTCTGAAAACTTCATACGAAAAATCTCCTCTCCAAATAAATATTTAACCAATAAAAAACCACTTCCCTTACCTCGCGTAAAGAAAGTGGTTGTTGTATACACTTATGGATATATACAGCTCTCCACTTTCCTACGCCAGTATAAACTGGATCAGGTTCCAAGGGTCTTAAAGTCCATACTTTAATCTCAGCCTTTTGAAGGCTCCCCTAGTGGTTCGTAAAACTATTTATTTTATATTATCGTAACCATGGTCTGCCAAATTGTCAACATCATTCAAAAAATTTTACAGACTAAAATGCTCCAGACTTTGATCAACGATATCCTGATTGATTCCGATATAACGGAGGGTAATCTCAGGAGAGGAGTGATTAAAAATATCCTGAAGCAAAGCAACATTCCTGTTCATGGTGTAATGCCAAAAACCAAACGTTTTACGCAGACTGTGGGTTCCAAAATTTTGTATTCCCACTGTTTTCGCTGCTTGATTTAATACTTTATAGGCCTGAACCCGTTGCAGAGGTAAGTCAGTTTTATGGGATGGAAAGAGATAGGCGTCATCCTTCTTGTCACGGATATAATCAGTAATAATGCTCCGTAATTCAGCATTTAATAAAAAACGCTTATTTTTTCTTGTTTTCGTTTCTTTAAGCATTATATGGGTTTGATTTCTGACGTCTCTTACCTGAAGTGGCAGCAGGTCACTGATTCGAAGTCCGGTATTAATTCCCATAACGAATAAAAAGTAGTTTCGCTCTGAAGTTTTTCTTAACTCCCGTTTCATTTCCTCAATTAACAGACGGTCCCGAATAGGCTCCACTGTCTGCATTCCCTTACTTATGATGGCATGGAAATCAGATTTAATATTTTCTATTCTTTTAGGATTCCGTTGTTTGGATTGATTTAATCTATCTATCTTTCTATTTAATTCATATTCGCCGTACTTGTTGACTAAATACATATATTCTCCATCTGTTAAATAAACGTGTTCTGCATAAGGTTTTTTATTCACATCAACACCCCCCATTTTATGTAAGTTGTCTGTGGAAATGAACCGGAGTCTGACGCCCTGTCCCCCATCTCATTTAGCGAGAATGGCCCTTAAATTATTGCCATGGTTTTACAAATATAATGTTTTTTATTCATTATCCACCTTTAATTACCAGTAAATTCATGAACGAACCTATTCAATATGTATTATACCATATAATTCAATTTTATGCTTAATCATTTAAACAGTTATTATATAAAGCTTTCATTGAGTTTTCATAATGAAACATAATAAGAACTTTGTTTCATTACAATTTATGCATCTTATAAAAAAAGACTTAACATATTTTACTGATATGTTAAGTCCTTTGTTACTCTTTACTGTCGAACCATTTTTCTGGAAGATGTTTTGTAATAATAAACAAAACTAGTGATGATTGTTATTAATGCCGTTCCGCCGGTGATGTAAACTCCGTCCCAATAATGAGAACGACCTGTTAATATCCAAACATTATAAGGAATATAGATAAACGAAGATATAATCAAAATAACCCAAAACAGTGAGAGAGCTTTATGTTTCACCGCTTTTAAAACAGTATCATCCTCGGCAAAAGTAATCATTGACAGTCTCTTCAAAGCGATCAATAACACAAAAACAGCAATTAGTAGTGTTAATATGTTCATATGAATCCCTCTTGAAGTGGTGGTGAGTCTATCTGTTTTATGCAGGACATGTTTCACACACCTTCTCTATTTGAGTTTGTTATATCATCTGTTTCCATATCTGTATTCGTTCCCTGATGAAAATAAAGCCGCCATCTGCCATTAATCTGTTTCCAAATAGAACTTCTTAACGTATTTCGCTTCCTGGTATGATCCCTGATATAATAAGTGGATAATACCACATCGGCAGCCAATGGATAGATTTCATAGTTATATTTGGTCATTTCTGTTAGAGCAACACCACTTTCAAGACATTCTTTTTTACCAAACATCCTGCCTGAACTGCCGATTTCAAAAAAATCATCTGCAAGTATTCGGTCTAATTGGTGCCTGTTATTTCGGACTTCCAAATTTATATGTTTTTGTTCTAACGCTTTGAGTTGCTGTTTAAGATCTTTACTCCTTGAATGATCCATTTTATTATGCACCTCAATTAACACTAATCACCAGATGAAAAGAAGCTCATTTTAATCTGAGATTTTGTCTTTTCTTCTGCTTTTTCCTCTTCTAAACTTTTTGGATGTTTATTCCTGGGTGGTCTTTTGTTTGCTTTATATTTTCTCCATGCGATGAATGCAAAAAGGAAAAGAAGAAAGGAAATATATATAAATGTCTGCATTACAATCCCCCTTTTCTGAGTAAAGTAATTTTTTCAATGTATGAACACATCTGTGGTTTAAACTACGCCAGTATCTTTGCCATATTATATTCATCAAAAAATTGTCCATCAATATAAAGTGAATCCTGCTTCGTTCCTTCTCTTATAAATCCCAATTTTTTATATAACGCAATGGCTGAATCGTTTTTACTTACGACCGTTAATTCCAGCCGGTGAAGTTTATTTTCAACCGCCCACGTCTCCAGTTCTTCAAGTAATTGAGTACCTAATCCCTTTCCCTGATGTATGGATAACATGCCTATTACCAAATGGACAGAATGCTGATTTCTGGGTGAACTTCCCCCTATAGCCATGGCATAGCCTGCTAAAGTGCCGTTGAATTCTGCCACTAAAACCGTAGAATTGTCAGCATTTAAAATACCATTAATCATTTCCTTCTGTTTAGCCAGACTCGTCTTTCTTTCCCCAGCTCCATACAGCATATAAGGGGATTCTGCCTCCACTGCTCTGATTAGATCCATAAATGGTTCGGCGTCAGTATAACGAATGGTTCTTATATACATGGTTCTGTCTCCTATCTATCAATCATCTAAATCATGATCCAAAAAGGACGATTTCATCTTTGCTTGCGTGCTTTCATTGCTTTCTTCCTGTTTTTCCAGAAGTCTGACTAATCTGGAACTGTCAACACCATTACGTACAGCTGCTGATACAACTGCATATAGAATAAACAAAGATAAGATATAAATAGCTATTCCCGCCATATTTACGGTGTCTCTCCTTTCTTAACTGCTTGACCCTGTCCGTTTTGATTCCTCATGAAAAACAATGCCAATAAAATAGCTGTAAAACCTCCTGTTAACTTGCCAATGATCATCGCAAATACCATTTCTTTCTCAATACCGGCTACAAAACCAAGGTGCCCGCCAAAAACGAAAGCACCACTCACCGCGAAAGCAACATTTACCACTTTCCCCCGCTCATCCATATTTTTAAAGATCATAAACATCGGGATATGATGAGCAAAAGAAGAGATCAGTCCTGCTATGGATGTTTCATTAACCCTAAGAAAATGACCAAGTTTTCCTAATGGCTTTTTCAAGACTCTTTGTAAAAAAGTCACCATAGGAAAAGCTCCGGCCAGAAACAGTGCAATGGTCCCGACAATTTGAAATCCTTCATTTACAGGCGTCATGTTGGGAATCACAGCAAAACCGGTCATCGTTTCAATAGCAATTGCTGTTAAACCGGTAATCGCTATTATTTTGATAACTTCTCCAAAGACTTTAAACCCTTTAATCATCTGATGGGGTATTTTCCATAAACCAATAGCAATAAACATAGATAGAATCACGGCCGGGAACAGGTTCTGAAGGATCATCACCAGATTAAATCCACCGATAGCTCCTCCCACAAAGCATCCTATAGGGATCGTGATGATACCAATCAGAATCCCTTTAGCAAATACGGAGTGATCTTCTTTTTTGATGATTCCCAGTGCAACAGGGATGGTAAAGACAATTGTTGGTCCAAGCATTGTACCTAAAAACACCCATGAAAACAGCTCGGCATTAGGAGTGAGTGACATCTCCCGGGCTAATGCATACCCACCCATATCCAGCGCAAGTAGAGAGTTTACAAAGGAAGCAGGATCAGCACCGATAAGGGAATATATTGGTACAATGATAGGTGTAAGTACATTGGCCAGAACAGGAGCAAGCGAGATAATCCCTACCATAGCCAAGGTTAGCCTCCCCATGGCCATAAATCCATCCATAAACGGCTCTCCATACCCATATTTATTTCCGAGCATATGGTCGATGGCACCTAAAATAAGAAAAAAAACTACAATAATAACAATGATGTCGTTGATTCCCATATTTTACCTCATCTCTAAATCTAATAGTCTATTTCATAAGGATATATGGCCAATTTGTCTGCACTAAATTCCATATATGAAGGGTTTTAAAATAAGTATTTCTCTACATTTTGTCAGATTTATGCAATTATTGCAATTTTATTTTAGCTAAAAAGCACGCCTCAGGTTAGAAGCGTGCCTTCCATTCATTAGTCGATGGAGCTTTTCAAATGTGCATCCTGTTCGTATCGATCAATGGCAAGTTCAATTAATCGGTCAATCAGCTCGGAATAAGGAATTCCGCTGATTTCCCACAGCTTTGGATACATACTGATTTTGGTGAAGCCGGGTAACGTATTAATTTCATTTAAAATTAAAGAACCGTCTTTCTTCATAAAGAAATCAACTCGCGCCATTCCTTCACATTCAAGCGCCTTAAATGCATGAACAGCGGTCTTCTTCATTCGTTCGACTTCTTCTTCATTTAAGTTCGCCGGTGCTTCCAGCAAGGCACCGCTTTCGTCAATATATTTCGTTTCATAGGAGTAAAAATCTCCTTGGGGTAAAATTTCTCCCGGAGTGGATGCAATCGGATTATCATTGCCAAGTACAGAGCATTCAAGCTCCCTGCCTTCGATATTTTCCTCTAAAAGTACTTTATGATCATACACAAATGCTTCCTGAATTCCTTCTTTAAATTCTTCCTCTGTATTTATTTTGCTTACACCCACTGAAGAACCCTGATTCGCCGGTTTAATAAAAAACGGGATCCCCAGCTTTTCCTTAACTTGATCAAAATGAATACGGTCTTTTTCTCTTCTCCTTACAGTAATGGATTCTGCTACGCTTATCCCTGCATCCTTCATCAATCGTTTCGCAATATCCTTATCCATACAGACCGCAGATCCCAATACATTTGTACCTACATAAGGAATATTAGCTAAACGAAGCATTCCCTGCAGACTTCCATCCTCTCCTAAAGTACCATGGACAATCGGGAAAATAACATCCAATTGATCCAGTTCTGCATCACCGTTTGCATTCATTAGTTGATGATCGGACTGACCTGGAATAATCGCCACATGGTTATTGGATTTATTTAATTGAATGAGCGTTGGATTTTCTTCATTAAGTAAAAAATGAGATTGGTCATTAATATGCCATTTTCCCTCTTTGTCAATACCGAGAAGGGTCACCTCATACTTTTCCGGATCAATGGCATCCACAATGTTTTTAGCGGATTGTAAGGATACCTCATGCTCAGCGGACTTTCCGCCAAATATAATTCCAACTCTTCTTTTGTTTGTCATGTAATTCCCTCCATAATGAAACACAAACTTTACATTACATCAACCTCTTAAATGGGCTGTAGACATCGTAAGCCAATTTACCGGATGATCATAAATAGGCAGTGTAAGTTTTTGTAGTTTATTTATGTATTTTCAGGTCCTTTTGTGCTCCTTATCATTTATTTTAGCAAAAGTACTGTAAATAAGATATGCAGGAATGACCATCTCCCTAAGAATTACTTCCATACATTCATTCGATGAATATCCTGCGTTTATGAATGCATTTCATTCTGTAAAATTTGGGTCCTTAAATCATAACCCATCTATCTCATAGGTCCCTCTTTTTACTACAATTATTCCAAATTACTTCCAATTCGACAAGTTGTTCCTCATAAACTTTAAATGACTGGTACATTGGTACAGGCCAATCAGACAAAAATTCTGAAAAGCTTACATTTTTTATAGTTTATTTCATACAATTTTGTAGAGGTGATGGTAGTGGCGAGAGTAGCATATAACCAAAAAGATATTGATTTAATAGCAAGGATGGTGAGAGCGGAAGCCGAGGGTGAAGGACGTCTGGGAATGCTTATGGTTGGGAATGTCATTGTAAATCGAGCGAAAGCTGATTGTTTGGATTTTGAAGATGTAAGGTCCATACGCGAGGTCATTTTTCAGGTTCAAGGCGGGAACTTTGCTTTTGAAGCGGTACAAAAAGGGAATTTGTTTTACAGACCGGCTCGGGAAGTAGAGAAGAGAATAGCACGTCAGGTTGTAAAGTATTGGAGGCAACATCCTTCCAAGTTTGCCCTTTGGTACTTTAATCCGTATGGTGAATGTCCTCCTTCATGGTACGGTCAACCGCTTACAGGACAGTATAAGCAACATTGTTATTATGAACCAGTAGCTAATACATGCGAAAGTGCCTATAGATATTAATAAAATCCCCCGCTTTATGTGGGGGATTTTGTATAGGACATTATTCCAGGTCATAGCTACTAACTGAAATCTGCATGAAAGGCAAAGCTATGATTCCTTTCTAAGAATTTCTCTGTTTAATTCAGCAACGGAAGTTTTGCCTGATAAAGCCATACTCAGATCAAAGTCGGCCATTAGATTCCTGAGGACCTGTTTTACCCCGTCTTCTCCTGCTAAGGCCAGCCCATACATATAGGGCCTTCCGACTAAAACAGCCCTTGCACCGATAGCTAGAGCCTTTATAATGTCTGAGCCTCTGCGTATTCCACTATCCATAAGTACAGGGATTCGATCTTCAACAGCATCCACAATTTCCGGTAATGCATCAATAGCAGAGACGGCACCATCGACCTGTCTTCCTCCATGATTGCTGACAATAATTCCGTCTACTCCATGCTCGACAGCAAGTCTTGCATCTTCAGAGTGTAAAATCCCTTTTAATACAATTGGAAGGGAAGTCTGGGCCTTGATAAAATCCAAATCTCCCCAGGTTAAAGAAGGGTTACCAAAAATTTGTGACCATAACAGGATGGCCGATGTCATATCCTCTTCCGGTGATTGATCTAATCGTGATAAAAAGACAGGATCATTTAAATAATTACCGATTCCCTCTGCCTGAAGAAATGGCAAGTAAGCGTGATCAATGTCCTTCTCTCTCCAGCCCATCATAGGCGTATCGAGGGTAATCACAATGGCACTGTAACCCGCTATTTCTGCACGTTTCACCATACTGGCGGCGATTTCTCGATCACTGCTCCAATAGAGTTGAAACCAACGTTCCTTATCTCCCATAACCTCAGCTGTCTTTTCCAGATTATATGTAGAAGCTGTGCTAGCAACAAACGGAACATTCATTGCAGCTGCTGCACGGGCGCTGGCCAGTTCACCTTCTGGATGTATAATCGATTGGACCCCCACTGGGGCACACAGTATGGGAAATGATAGTTTTCTTCCAAATAATTCCGTGCTCATGTCTCTATTTGATGTATCACGGAGCATTCTTGGGATGATGTTCCACTTTTCAAATGCCTGTTTATTTTTCCTCTTTGTCGACTCTGCACCTGCAGACGCTGCCACATAATCATAGGGCTTTGCATCTAAATATTCCTTCGCTTTTTGCTCCAGCTTTTCAAATGATGGAGGGATTATATTCTTATCAATCCCCTGGTAGACCATTGCTTGTACTTCATTACCAAAACTCATACCCCCACCCCTTCAGAAAACGTTTTCATTTATTTCACATTTTACACCAGGTGGTAGCGGTTGGTCAAACTATTATCAGAATTTTTAAAATATAATTTAAGGGTCGACGAAGTCTCAACCCCTTACAAATTTGATTATTCTCTGTTTTTATGGTTATTTAAATAGTCATTCATTAACGTTTCTAATCTCTTATAAAATAGTGTACAGACAAACTGGAAAATCTCATATACACAATATTATGACAGCCGGTAAAGAAGATGGTATCATTCGGTATATAATGTTAGATTTTCAACATTTTCCAACCACTTTTTATGGTTCTTACCATCATGATCTGCTACCCATACATTTTTATCCGTATCGGTCAGGGAACTTCCTCTGAACCAAACAAACATTTGTTTAGAATCCAAGTACATTGGGTTATAATCTCCCAAATACTCTGGTGGCTCTGTGATTGCTTCCTGTTGTTTATCAGTTATATTTATGCGATACAGCTTTGGCAATGGGTGTCTGCCGGGTTCATTTGACCATTCCCTCTCCTCCACTCTGGATGTCACCAGCGAGTTGTTATCAATCCATGAGAAATCGAGTTCGGCATAATCGTCCGGAGTAAAGGATTGGTTCACAGGCATCTCTTTAATTTTCAAGTCTTTATCCTTAAAACCTAATACAATTCTGCCTCCACCTGCAATATAGGCAAGCCGGTCTTTATCGGGAGCCCACTTCGGTTTCCCCACACCCAGAATGACCTCATCAAGTACCTTAAAGGTAGAGCCATCGTTTCTCATGACACTTACCATATTGCTATCCATGGACCAGGAGGCGGTTGGTGAAATGATAAAGGAAATCCATTTTCCACTAGGGGAAAAAGAAAAATGACCAGCACCTATAGATAAAATAGAGGTCTCCCCTATTTCGACTTCTTTCGGAATCTTAAGAAGTCGATGGACATTCTTATGAAGTCTGACATCCCTTAAAGGCATATTTATGATTTTTTTATAAAGAATTGGACTTGTCCACCCATCAGGCAGCAAATCAGCCTGAGATGACAAAAGAAAGCCACTCCCATCAGGCAGCCACTGATAGCTGTTTACACCGAGCTCAATATTATAGAATCTATCCAAATCAGAGATGTTTAGAACTTCATCACTTTGAAAGGCGACGAGATTTTTTTCCGAAGACCATTTTGGGTTACGTCCATTATAGAAGATCTTTTTCTTCTCTCCTGTTTGAACATGAAAGACCCATATTTCCGTATGCGTCTTTTTATTATCCTCCGATTCAGCTTCTGCGTTTTTCTGATAGAGCAGCCATTGACCATCATGAGACCATTGTGGCGCAAACACATCCCCTTCTTTCGTAATTTGCACTTCTTCCTGGTTCTCATAGATCCATAAGTTTCCATCACGAATGAAAGCGGCTTTTATATCCTGAGGGGCTGTTTGCTCAACAGCAAGAACAGGTGTTGAAATAAAAAATAGGAAGATTGTTGTCAGCAAAAGGATACGTACAGGCAAAAAATCACCACCAATGTTGATACTCATTATCAGTATGTATCATTGGTGGTATGTTTAACCTTCCTCTATGTATATTTATAAATCATCCTAAGAATATAGCGCCGTAAATCAACGCTCCTAAAATCACAAAAGCAGGATGAACCTTTACTTTTTCCAGTAAAACCAGACTGACAATAGCTAAAAATAGTGTATGCCATAGGCCGGAACCTTTATAAGCTGTTTGAAAAAAATCAAAGGCCATAACCCCGAGTAGGATGGCAATCGTCGGCAGAATTAAGGCTGTCAGTCTTTTAACGCGTGGGGAATCCTTAAATTTGAATAAAACTTTTAGTAACGCAATCATTAAAATGAGAGAAGGGGCAACGATGGCAAATACCCCAACAAGTGCTCCTAAAATTCCTCCCTGTTCAAACCCGATGAATCCGGCCATTTTTGTGGCTATAGGACCTGGCAGTGCATTCGCCATGGCCAGCATCTCACTGAAATCATTAACTGTCATCCAGCCAAACCGATCGACCACTTCATTTTCTACCAGAGGAATGGAGGCCGGCCCCCCTCCATAACCGAGGATACCCGGAATAAAAAAGGCTATAAATATTTCCCAATAAATCATCTATGATTTTCCTTTCTCTCGTGTACCATTTTCAGCAGTGTTGGAATCATCCACTTCCTCATTACCTGACTGATCATCAGGAACAGGTTTAATCAGTGCATAGAGCAGGATAACAGCTATGAAGACAGCCGGATGCACACTTAACCATTCGATTAAAAGTAGGGAGGCAGCTAACAAGCCAATCGTAATCAGCCAGCCGTTCGCTTTGTGGGACTTTTTTACAAATCCATATGTTAATAGAGCCAGCATTACTCCGACCACAGGAACGACAGCCTCCGTCATACCATTTACCCAACTTAAATTACTAAATGAACTTAAGAAGGTTAATAATATAATAATTAGTACTATAGTCGGTATGATCGTAGCTAATACCGCATTAATCATCCCTGGAAAGCCGGATACTCTGTGACCAATATAACCGGCCATTTTAGTTGCAATTGGGCCGGGAAGTGAATTTCCCAACGCAAGAATATTCGCAAACTCTTCATCATCCAGCCACTTATATTTTTCAACTACCTCTTTTTGTACAAGAGGAATGGATGATGGTCCTCCTCCATAACCAAAAATTCCTACACGGAAGAAGGCTAAAAACAGGTGCCAATGTGTCATTTCTATAACCTCCGAAGTTCTTCTAATAAGAAGCGATGGTTCCGTCTGTTCTTGATTCTGTTCCTCCATACAACGTACCTGTCTCGTGATCCCGCCAGATGATTTGTCCTCGCCCGAACTCACCTTTTTCCATTTCAAATTGTATATTATGTCCTTTTCTAACCAAGGCTTCAGCAATGTAAGAAGGGAATGTTGATTCTACAGCAATTTCTTTACCCTGTCGCCACTGCCACCTGGGTGCATCAAGGGCAGCCTGTGGGTTTAGCTTAAAATCAATCATATTCATTAAGACCTGTACATGACCCTGAGGTTGCATAAAACCACCCATGACACCAAATGGACCTACAGGTATATGATTTTTCGTTAAAAAGCCTGGTATAATTGTGTGATACGTGCGTTTTCCTCCCATTAATGCATTGTCATGGGAAGGATTAAGAGAAAAGTTATGTCCCCGATTTTGCAGAGCGATTCCGGTGCCAGGTACAACCAGCCCAGAACCAAATCCCATATAGTTACTTTGGATAAAGGATACCATATTTCCGTATTGATCTGCGGTTGCTAAATAGACCGTTCCCCCTTTGGGTGGTTGACCTGGCTTTGGAGTTAAGGCTGTATCATGTATGCAGTTTCGTCTTTTTTCTGCATAGGTGTCAGAGAGGAGCTGGTCCGTTGAATGTCTCATGTCCTTCTTTTCTGTAATATAGGTTTGCCCATCCGTAAATGCCAGTTTCATCGCTTCCATTTGTTTATGATATGTATCTATAGATTCTTTCTCTGAAAAAGAAAATCCTTTGAGCATATTTAATGCCATAAGTGCAACGAGACCCTGACCATTTGGCGGAATTTCCCAGACATTATAGCCTCGATAATTTACTGATATGGGTTCTACCCATTCAGGCCGATAAGTTTCCAAATCCTTTTTCGTTAAAAATCCATCATATTGAGTCGAAAAACGGGAAATTTTCTCAGCAATCTCTCCTTCATAAAAGGACTTTGCCTTTGTTTCAGCAATAGATCTCAACGTGTCTGCATGATCTGTTGATTTCCATACTTCCCCTATTTGCGGTGGCCGTCCATGAGGCGCAAATGTATGGAACCAATGTTTGAATTCATCACCATCGAGTACTTCTTTATACTTTTGATACGCTTTTGTCCAGAAACGACCAAGTGTTGGAGATATAGGATAGCCATTTTCCGCATAATCGATGGCCGGCTTTAGCAGCTCTTTAAATGGCAGCACTCCAAATTGATCGGATAATTCCGCCCATGCGCCTGGAGCTCCCGGTACTGTGACTGGAATCCATCCATGAACAGGAATTTCATCATATCCTTTGGCCTTCACTTTATCTATGGAAATGGAGTATGGTGATGGGCCACTTCCATTTAAACCATACAGCTTCCCTTTTGTCCATACTAATGCAAAAGCATCACTGCCAATGCCATTAGAGGTTGGTTCCACTACCGTTAACGCAGCTGCAGTGGCTATGGCAGCGTCAACAGCATTTCCTCCTTGTTTTAACATATCAAGACCAGCCTGTGCAGCAAGGGGCTGGGAAGTTGCGACCATACCACGATTCGCAATGGATACCATCCGTTGCGAGGAATAAGGATAATTTAAATAATCAAAGGACTGCATGATAAATTTTCCCACCTTCATGAAATGTTATATCTAATATATTTCAAGAAAAATAGCAAAAGTCCTGTTAAAAACAATTTTGAATATAAAAACTGCCTGGTTAAATAACCAGGCAGTTATGTCAGATCTTTTCCTCAGCCAGTTCCCTCATCGTTCCGTTTTGCTTAAAATTCGTATGCCATGATAAGGCTTTTTCCAGCACATGCGGTGTCTGACCACCTCGGGAAAGAGCCTCATAATAATATTCTCTTAATTGATCCCGATAGATAGGATGGGCACAATTTTCAATAATGAGTTCAACACGTTCTCTTGGTGCTAAACCGCGCAGGTCTGCGTAACCCTGCTCCGTTACTAAGACATCGACATCATGTTCCGTATGATCTACATGAGAAACAAATGGCACTACGCTTGAAATATCGCCACCCTTTGCGATTGACTTGGTAACGAAAATTGCTAAACGGGCATTTCTGGCAAAATCACCAGACCCCCCTATGCCGTTCATCATTTTCGTACCTGTCACATGTGTAGAGTTGACATTCCCGTAAATATCAAACTCTAATGCGGTATTAATAGATATAAGGCCGAGTCGGCGGATGATCTCTGGATGGTTGGATATTTCCTGCGGACGCATAATTAACTTATCACGATAGTTCTCAAAGTTATCAAAGACTTTTTTCATTTTTTCTTCTGATAACGTAATGGAACAGCATGAAGCCATGTTGACTTTACCTGCATCAATGAGGTCAAAAACCGCATCCTGAAGGACTTCGGAATAAACTTCCAAATTCTCAAATTCAGATTGAACCATACCGTGCAGAACTGCATTGGCTACTGAACCTATCCCCGATTGTATAGGAGCAAGGCTTTTGGTAAGACGCTCTGCTTTAATCTCATTTCGTAAAAAAGTGATTAAATGATCCGCCATGATTTGGGTCTGATCATCAGGTTCAACGATTGTTGATGGTGAATCCGTCTGATTGGTAAAGACAATACCCTTAACTTTTTTAACATCGATAGGAATTCCTGCTGTACCAA from Virgibacillus sp. MSP4-1 harbors:
- a CDS encoding DUF4440 domain-containing protein, whose product is MDHSRSKDLKQQLKALEQKHINLEVRNNRHQLDRILADDFFEIGSSGRMFGKKECLESGVALTEMTKYNYEIYPLAADVVLSTYYIRDHTRKRNTLRSSIWKQINGRWRLYFHQGTNTDMETDDITNSNREGV
- the tenA gene encoding thiaminase II, producing MKFSEEVRQEADHYWQASFEHPFVKGIGDGSLPLERFRYYVMQDSYYLSHFAKIQSLGAAKAADLFTTNRMANHASGTYEAEMELHRTFSELLNITEEDQKQFIPSPTAYAYTSHLYRAAYSGQLGDVIAVILPCYWLYFEVGETLKDHNPDEPVYQKWIEAYGGEWFKGLVDEQIDRLNTIADQCRKEDRERMKQHFVISSAYEYSFWEMAYNQEKWPLQASVSSNL
- a CDS encoding cell wall hydrolase encodes the protein MARVAYNQKDIDLIARMVRAEAEGEGRLGMLMVGNVIVNRAKADCLDFEDVRSIREVIFQVQGGNFAFEAVQKGNLFYRPAREVEKRIARQVVKYWRQHPSKFALWYFNPYGECPPSWYGQPLTGQYKQHCYYEPVANTCESAYRY
- the ddlA gene encoding D-alanine--D-alanine ligase, producing the protein MTNKRRVGIIFGGKSAEHEVSLQSAKNIVDAIDPEKYEVTLLGIDKEGKWHINDQSHFLLNEENPTLIQLNKSNNHVAIIPGQSDHQLMNANGDAELDQLDVIFPIVHGTLGEDGSLQGMLRLANIPYVGTNVLGSAVCMDKDIAKRLMKDAGISVAESITVRRREKDRIHFDQVKEKLGIPFFIKPANQGSSVGVSKINTEEEFKEGIQEAFVYDHKVLLEENIEGRELECSVLGNDNPIASTPGEILPQGDFYSYETKYIDESGALLEAPANLNEEEVERMKKTAVHAFKALECEGMARVDFFMKKDGSLILNEINTLPGFTKISMYPKLWEISGIPYSELIDRLIELAIDRYEQDAHLKSSID
- a CDS encoding site-specific integrase — translated: MQTVEPIRDRLLIEEMKRELRKTSERNYFLFVMGINTGLRISDLLPLQVRDVRNQTHIMLKETKTRKNKRFLLNAELRSIITDYIRDKKDDAYLFPSHKTDLPLQRVQAYKVLNQAAKTVGIQNFGTHSLRKTFGFWHYTMNRNVALLQDIFNHSSPEITLRYIGINQDIVDQSLEHFSL
- the eutH gene encoding ethanolamine utilization protein EutH; the protein is MGINDIIVIIVVFFLILGAIDHMLGNKYGYGEPFMDGFMAMGRLTLAMVGIISLAPVLANVLTPIIVPIYSLIGADPASFVNSLLALDMGGYALAREMSLTPNAELFSWVFLGTMLGPTIVFTIPVALGIIKKEDHSVFAKGILIGIITIPIGCFVGGAIGGFNLVMILQNLFPAVILSMFIAIGLWKIPHQMIKGFKVFGEVIKIIAITGLTAIAIETMTGFAVIPNMTPVNEGFQIVGTIALFLAGAFPMVTFLQRVLKKPLGKLGHFLRVNETSIAGLISSFAHHIPMFMIFKNMDERGKVVNVAFAVSGAFVFGGHLGFVAGIEKEMVFAMIIGKLTGGFTAILLALFFMRNQNGQGQAVKKGETP
- a CDS encoding GNAT family N-acetyltransferase, giving the protein MYIRTIRYTDAEPFMDLIRAVEAESPYMLYGAGERKTSLAKQKEMINGILNADNSTVLVAEFNGTLAGYAMAIGGSSPRNQHSVHLVIGMLSIHQGKGLGTQLLEELETWAVENKLHRLELTVVSKNDSAIALYKKLGFIREGTKQDSLYIDGQFFDEYNMAKILA